The DNA region AGAAACAAATGAAAAAACAGTCGTAGATGAAAACGTAAATGCAGAGAAAATTTTCTCTGATAATTTAAATGAAGATGTATTTATTGTGAAGGACCCTAAGAAAAAATAGGGGTTAATGACTTAAAGGAGAGGGCCTAACCATGGCCCTTATCTTTTATAGGGATAAGAACCCAAAAGCAGTAAATTAGAAAAAAGAAATAGAGGACTAAAATGACGGAAAATGATACACAAACAACTGGTTTTGTAAGCCAATTACCTACTGGCCTTCAAGAAAAATGGCAGTCAGCTGGCTTTGGCCAAGCAACTGACATTCAAACGGAGACCTTCCAACCCATGTATGATGCTCAAAGTGTGATCGCATCAGCACCAACAGGTTCAGGGAAAACCTTGGCTTATTTACTACCGGTTTTAAGCCGAATGGTGGCTGAACGAGAAGCGTCCCAAGGTCAATACAATGGGGGCTTGAAATTGATTGTTTTGGTGCCTTCACAAGAATTGGCTTCCCAAGTTGGGGATGTGGTCCAAGCGTGGGCACGAGCTGTTGACTTCAAAGCCATGAAAATTATTGGTGGCGCCAATGTGAAGCGGCAAATTGAGAAAATTAGAGAAAGACCGGATATTGTAGTCGGAACTTCAGGCCGGATGATTGAACTGATTGACCAACGTAAGTTGAAGGTTCATGAAGTGGATACCATCATTATTGATGAGGCGGATGCTTTGTTAGATGAGGAACATATTGGCCAAACCAAGCAATTCGTTAAAAAATTACCGGGTAGAGCGCAAGTAGCTTTATTCTCAGCAACAGTACCAGATACTTTGGCTGGCTTAGCTAGTGACTTATTGGCTGAACCTGTGGTTGAATTGGCAGCTGAAAAAATAGGAACGGCCTTTGAAAAACAACGACAAGATGGCTATATTAACGTTCCTGTTCGTAAGCGTGACGATATGTTGCGTCGACTTGCTCAAGTTGAGGGGATGCAGGCCTTAGTCTTTGTCCGTACGGTAGCTGAAATTGAACAGTTGCAACAAAAATTGCAGTTCAACCATATTCAAACGGCTTACCTACATTCGAAGATGGCGGCGCAAAACCGCCAGCAAGCCATTGCTAAGTTCACGAAGGGTGAATATACTTACCTATTTACAACGGATGTGGCGGCACGTGGTTTGGATATTGAAGACCTACCTTTGGTTATTCAGTATGATTTACCAGCGACCCCTGAACAATATACTCATCGGGCTGGGCGAACTGGCCGTATGGGGAAAGAGGGGATTGTCCTGACTTTCGTTAACGACCGTTCGCTTAGAGATTTGAAGAAGCAGGTTGGTGATGATATTCAACTGACAGCATTCTATACTTATGGGGGGCAACTGACGGACCAGGTACCGAGTGCGAGCCAGAACGACGAAGACCAACCCCTTTTACAGGAAGAAAAAGAGGGGCCGGCTGTCAAAGCAAAAGTACGGGTGAAAAAGCCGAAACAAGCGAATAAAGCGGCGGCACCGGCGAAGGCGCGCAAGAAGAACCGGAAGCGAGATAATAAGAATAAAGGGGCTAGACGGCACAAGGATTAATCTAGACTGGTCGAGCAACTTGGAATTCGATACAATGAAGTAGTAATAATCGGTTATATAATGAATGATGGATAAATGATTTTAGAGGAGTGAATGTACATAATGAGCAACCGTTATGCAGTAATTCTAGCAGCAGGTAAAGGGACTCGTATGAAGTCTAAATTGTATAAGGTGTTACACCCAGTTGCGGGTAAACCTATGGTAGACCACGTTTTGACTAGTGTGAATGACGCTGGGATTGATGAAGTGGTGACGATTGTTGGACATGGTGCGGAAGCGGTCCAAGAGTTATTGGGCGACCGTACAGCTTATACGACACAAACCGAACAATTGGGTACGGGTCATGCGGTGCAACAAGCGGCGAGTGAATTGGCTGATAAAGAAGGTACTACTTTAGTTATTTGTGGTGACACGCCTTTATTTACAGCGGATACGATTGCGCGTTTGTTAGATGTGCATGAAGAGGCTGGCTTTAAAGCAACGATTTTAACTGCGCCTGCTGATGATCCGACTGGTTACGGTCGTATTGTCCGTGATAAAGAGGGCCAAGTGGTGAAAATT from Aerococcus urinaeequi includes:
- a CDS encoding DEAD/DEAH box helicase; translated protein: MTENDTQTTGFVSQLPTGLQEKWQSAGFGQATDIQTETFQPMYDAQSVIASAPTGSGKTLAYLLPVLSRMVAEREASQGQYNGGLKLIVLVPSQELASQVGDVVQAWARAVDFKAMKIIGGANVKRQIEKIRERPDIVVGTSGRMIELIDQRKLKVHEVDTIIIDEADALLDEEHIGQTKQFVKKLPGRAQVALFSATVPDTLAGLASDLLAEPVVELAAEKIGTAFEKQRQDGYINVPVRKRDDMLRRLAQVEGMQALVFVRTVAEIEQLQQKLQFNHIQTAYLHSKMAAQNRQQAIAKFTKGEYTYLFTTDVAARGLDIEDLPLVIQYDLPATPEQYTHRAGRTGRMGKEGIVLTFVNDRSLRDLKKQVGDDIQLTAFYTYGGQLTDQVPSASQNDEDQPLLQEEKEGPAVKAKVRVKKPKQANKAAAPAKARKKNRKRDNKNKGARRHKD